The genomic region CGTCGATCTGCTGGCGTCGTGGCAACCACTGCGCTTCTGGCATTTTTACCAGCGCTTCTTGCTGCAAGGCCTTGAGCAGGCTGTTGAGCTGCATGGCGGTCTGTTCCTGCCAGTTCAATTGCAGCAAGCCTTCGATCAGCTCTTGCTGTTGCTCATCGAGCAAAAAGCGATCGGCCAAGTCCAGATCGATCGCGTCGCGACCGTTTATCTGAGCGCCGGTCAGGCCGAGAAACAACCCGAGCTTGCCGGGTAATCGCGACAGAAACCAACTGGCGCCGACGTCCGGGTACAGGCCGATGCTGATTTCCGGCATCGCCAACCGGCTGCTCGGTGTAACAACCCGAATGCTTGCCCCTTGCAGCAGCCCCATGCCGCCGCCCAGCACGTAACCGTGCCCCCAGCAGATCAACGGCTTCGGGTAGGTGTGCAGATTGAAGTCGAGGCGATATTCCGCCGCAAAGAAGTGTGCCGCCAGAGGCGGCACTTCTCCGGGATGGGCACGACACGCCTCCACCAGGCTGCGTACTTCACCGCCGGCGCAAAAGGCCTTGGCGCCATTGCCGCGCAGCAGCACGCAAACGATCTGTGGTTCCTTGGCCCAGGCGTCCAGTTGATCGCGCAATGCGTTGATCATCGGCAAGGAGAGGGCGTTGAGGGACTTCTCGGCATCCAGGCTGGCGATGCCGATGCGTGCGCCGTCGGTGCCGGTGAGTTCTTCGAAGTGCAAATTCATCGTGACCTCGATCGGGAATTTGAGCGTTCAGTATGATCGCTCTATAGGAAAGTGCCGGATCTGCGTCAGATCAATTGACAAGCGTGATGGGCTTTCCTAGGGTTCGCCCCATTGTTTTTGCCGGATGTAACCATGACTGCTGACGACCGTATCAAACTCGAACCGAGCTGGAAGGAGGCACTGCGTGCCGAATTCGACCAGCCTTACATGGCAGAGTTGCGCGCATTCCTGCAACAGGAGCGCGCGGCGGGCAAGGAGATCTATCCGCCGGGACCGTTGATTTTCAACGCGCTCAATTCCACGCCGCTGGACAAGGTCAAGGTGGTTATCCTCGGTCAGGACCCTTACCACGGCCCGGGCCAGGCCCATGGGTTGTGCTTCTCGGTGCAGCCGGGTGTACCGGCGCCGCCGTCGCTGGTGAACATCTATAAAGAATTGAAACGCGACCTGAACATCGACATCCCCAACCATGGCTACCTGCAAAGTTGGGCGGAGCAGGGCGTGTTGATGCTCAATACCACCATGACCGTCGAGCGCGCGAATGCCAACGCCCATGCGGGCAAGGGCTGGCAGCATTTTACCGACCGGATTATCGAAGTGGTCAGCGAGCATCAACCACATTTGGTGTTCCTGCTGTGGGGCGCGCATGCCCAGAGCAAGCAGAAACTCATCGACGCTACCAAACATCTGGTGCTGACGTCAGTCCACCCCTCGCCGCTGTCCGCTTATCGCGGCTTCCTCGGGTGCGGGCATTTCAGTCGGGTGAACAAGTTTCTGGAACAGAATGGCGAGACGCCGATCGAGTGGCGGTTGCCGCCGGTCTGAAGATTGTGGCGAGGGGGCTTGTCGGAACGCCGCATCGCCCCGTTGGGTCGCGCAGCGGCCCCAAAACCAGCCACACCGAAGCCCTCAGATTTTACGACTGCTTCGCAGCCGAACGGGGCGATGCGGCGTTCCGACAAGCCCCCTCGCCACAGGACTCATATCAGGGAGAATCCGGCTCCCGGTTCCAATACCGAAACAACGGCTCCGCCAAAAACAGCACAAACAACAGCCGCATCACCTGCATCGCCGTCACCAGCGGTACCGATAGTTGCAGGGTTTCAGCCGTCAGGCTCATCTCGGCAATCCCGCCGGGCATCATGCCCAGCGTCAGCGAACGCAGATCCAGATGGGTCAGGGCACTCAAGCCCAGCGCCGCCAGCGTGGCGATCAGCATGGTCAATACCGTACCGATCAAGGTCCGGCCCATGAAGGACGGTGCCCGCCGGAAGAACTGTCGATTGAAGTGGCAACCCAATCCACTGCCGATCAGCCACTGGCCGATCTGACTGCCGCCGTTGGGCAGGCCGATGTGCAGGTCCCAACCCATGCTCACCGCCGCACTCACCAGCAACGGCCCGAACAGCCAGGGGTTGGGTTGACGCAGGCGCTCCCAGATCCAGGCAGCCAGGGCGCCCGCCGGGAACAGAAGGCCCAGCCACCACCAACTGATGGTCGCTGCATGCAAGACCGGTGCACCGTCGCCCAACAGAGACTTGAACGCCGCCGGCACACACAGCACCACCACCAGCACCCGCAAGCTTTGCCCCGCCGCGACACGGCTGAGCACCGCGCCGTTGCGGGCGCCGAGGTTGACCATCTCCCCGGAGCCGCCGGGCATGCTGGAAAAGAACGCCGTAGCGCGATCTTCGCCGGTACGCCGCATCAACCAGACCCCGACCACCGCGGACAGGCTGGTGACCAACGCACCGAAGAAGATCAGACCGAAGTGGCTCAGCACCTGCTCCATCACCACTGGGGTGAAGTGCAGGCCGATACCGATACCGACGACCCACTGGCCGCATTTGCGCCCGCCAGGGATTTCCGCCAATTGCCAGGGGGTCAGGCAACGCACCAGGATGATCGCCAGCAACGAGCCGACCATCCAGGGCAGTGGCCAGCCGATCTGGCTGGCGAGGTAACCACCCAGCAGACCGACCAGCGGTGTTCCCCACCAGGCTTTGAAAGGTGTTCGATCAGACATCGGCGACAGCGCGCCGGGCGACCGAACGTTTGCGCCAGATGCGCAGCAGTGGCATCAGCAACATGATTGCCGTCAGCACCCAGC from Pseudomonas sp. GGS8 harbors:
- the ung gene encoding uracil-DNA glycosylase gives rise to the protein MTADDRIKLEPSWKEALRAEFDQPYMAELRAFLQQERAAGKEIYPPGPLIFNALNSTPLDKVKVVILGQDPYHGPGQAHGLCFSVQPGVPAPPSLVNIYKELKRDLNIDIPNHGYLQSWAEQGVLMLNTTMTVERANANAHAGKGWQHFTDRIIEVVSEHQPHLVFLLWGAHAQSKQKLIDATKHLVLTSVHPSPLSAYRGFLGCGHFSRVNKFLEQNGETPIEWRLPPV
- a CDS encoding AbrB family transcriptional regulator — its product is MSDRTPFKAWWGTPLVGLLGGYLASQIGWPLPWMVGSLLAIILVRCLTPWQLAEIPGGRKCGQWVVGIGIGLHFTPVVMEQVLSHFGLIFFGALVTSLSAVVGVWLMRRTGEDRATAFFSSMPGGSGEMVNLGARNGAVLSRVAAGQSLRVLVVVLCVPAAFKSLLGDGAPVLHAATISWWWLGLLFPAGALAAWIWERLRQPNPWLFGPLLVSAAVSMGWDLHIGLPNGGSQIGQWLIGSGLGCHFNRQFFRRAPSFMGRTLIGTVLTMLIATLAALGLSALTHLDLRSLTLGMMPGGIAEMSLTAETLQLSVPLVTAMQVMRLLFVLFLAEPLFRYWNREPDSP
- a CDS encoding enoyl-CoA hydratase/isomerase family protein; protein product: MNLHFEELTGTDGARIGIASLDAEKSLNALSLPMINALRDQLDAWAKEPQIVCVLLRGNGAKAFCAGGEVRSLVEACRAHPGEVPPLAAHFFAAEYRLDFNLHTYPKPLICWGHGYVLGGGMGLLQGASIRVVTPSSRLAMPEISIGLYPDVGASWFLSRLPGKLGLFLGLTGAQINGRDAIDLDLADRFLLDEQQQELIEGLLQLNWQEQTAMQLNSLLKALQQEALVKMPEAQWLPRRQQIDELLDVSDVRCAWKAISALRVHKDPLLSRAACTMIEGSPLTAHLVWEQIARARHLSLAQVFQMEYTMSLNCCRHPEFSEGVRARLIDKDQKPHWHWPDINTVPEAAVEAHFRKVWEGRHPLADLSEY